TTGGTCTGATTCACTTAGTGCTATGGCTCAGAGAAATGGCCCTCTGTTTCAGCCAGCAGCTTGCGGTGGGGCCAGTAGAATGGGAACCACAGTGACTGTATGAGTCAATTTGGTCATATTGTCGTTTGAGTGCCTAACCCTGATGGGGAAGATAGTGTTATTCCCacggtgtggtagtgcatgctgGGGCTTATAGGGACTGAGCCTACTGAAGGGTATGTGGTGCTGTGGGTTAGAGCTGGGGCATGGCCCGGGGATTCAGTGTGCCTTGACTTCCCCTGTAAATGTTCCTCTCAGAAGcctccttggccttccagccCTTGGTTTTTGAGACAACCAGCAGTCATTTGTTGGTTCCTGACAATCCTTCCTGTCCCTTCCTTCCAGGTTCTGTGGACAATCACAATGGGAATCCAAGGAGGGTCTGTCCTGTTCGGGCTGCTGCTTGTCCTGGCTGTCTTCTGCCATTCAGGTGAGTGCTCCAGTCTCAGGACACAGATCTAGGCTGCCTTAGACATGAACTCCCTTCTTAAGCCTCAGTTTcagccccagctcctcctccaggcCTGGCTTGCTTTCTTTTGCCTTCCAGTGTTACAGGTCTGGGGTTGTATGACAGCTCCTTCCTATGTTATGACCTTGTCCTCAGTGGGGCATCTTCCTGAGTTACAGCCCTGTCCTGGGTTACAAGGTGGCTTTTGGCAGGGGTGGGTCAACACTCGGCGGCTGAAGTTTCGCTCCTGTCACCATAAGCTGCTTGGGGACACCAGTGGATACCGTTCTTAGAGTGCTGTGCAAGTCCATCTGGGGTCCACTCTGCTTAGAGCCATCCGAGCTCAGTCCTTCTGCTCTGGGGCTCCTCCTATGgtttaatgatgatgatggtcatagttacagcagcagcagctaaCTAACCCTGACAGCATTTATGTGCCAGTCACTactctaagcattttacatgtatttgcttatttaatcctcatgccAACCTGATGGAGTTGGTGGTGTTTTTATCCTTGTTTTACAAGCAACAAGATTGAGGGCCCCCCCAAAATTGATAACTTATCAAATAACACACAGAAGTGGTACACTGGAATGTGAAcacagtctggcaacagagtccCTGCTCTTCCGTCCTGCTCCAGGCCACCTGTCACTGGGCCACCGCTTCCCCTCAGTTACCCTTCCCCTGGTTGCTGGAGGAAATTGTGTGCTTCTGAGTCAACTTCTATAACAGTGGAAACACACATGCTTCATTGTAAGGACCAGATGTGGTTGCCTGCCTGTGTCATGTTGGTATAACGTCTTGGCTGCtgctggatttttgttttttataaatatggTTGGTGGGGGCAGCAGAAAAGGAAGTAGCAATACAGtgagcaatttaaaaaaagatttccacACCACCGTAGCATGTCTTAGAATATTAGTAgcaactggccgggcgcagtggctcaggcctgtaatcccagcactttgggaggccgagacgggcggatcacgaggtcaggagatcgagaccatcctggctaacacggtgaaaccgcgtctctactaaaaatacaaaaaactagccaggtgaggtggcgggcgcctgtagtcccagctactccggaggctgaggcaggggaatggcgtgaacccgggaggtggagcttgcagtgagctgagatccggccactgcactccagcccgggtgacagagcaagactccatctcaaaaaaaaaaaaaagaatattagtagCAACCATATATTGACTGCTTATTGTTTACTGGGGACTGTGCCAGAGCCTGTCTCATTTAAATCCGTCTAACCATCCCGGGAGGTCGGTGCTATTACCTCCCATattacagctgaagaaatgaAGGCAAAGTAGTAACTTGCCCCAGGACACACTTTAATATGCTCTCCCTTTCGGAGCAGAAAGAGAAGTCACAGCACCCCTCCCTCCACTTCTGTGATTCTAGCCAGGGTGCACAGTAATGTGGTTCACCTGTGTTAAAacactatatttttttctatagttattttttatttattcatttttctttgttccttctttttttctgtctctgctgCTTAAGTTggaatattttctagaattttaatagCCCAGTGATATCCTACTTCTAGCAGTCTGCATTTGTTTATGGAGCAAGCTTGGGACCATCAGCTTCTCTCTGACAAGTCTTGGGTTGCACAGCAGCCCTTTCTCAGAGAATTGAGATGTGAAGCTCACACGCCCACAGATGAGACGCCTTCTTTGCTGCTGCCCAAAGGGTCTGAGGACCCTGCAGTGGAACTTTCCTCTGAACTCTGCGTCTCGTAGTCCAGGGGAAATCTCGGCTACCCTGGCTTAGTGGCTAAAATATCAAACCGTTGTCCACTgacctgttgcttgtttttttgtttgtttgtttttttcagggggacagagtctcactctgtcgcccaggctggagggcagtggcatgatcttggctcactacaacctccgtgtcccaggttccagcgattctcatgcctctgtcttttgagtagctgggattacaggtgcatgccaccatgcttggctaatttttgtgtttttagtagaggcggggtttcatcacgttggccaggctggtctgtaattcctgacctcaaatgatccacctagctcagcctcccaaagtgttgggattacaggcctgagccattgcacctggccctgtttttgacctcagtttcccccataATCTAtagtttccttctcttcccactcAGGTCAATTAGAACATCATGGTTAACCAACCTTGGATTTTAGAACTGACAGCCTGAGTTTGAGCTCAGCTTggtcacttagtagctgtgtggctttgaacAATTTAGTTAACATCTTAGTCTTAGTTTTCTCTTGCAAAATGGGGATGAAGATAATTGAGCCTACTTCTCTTAACAATCCTATGAAGAGCTTTAACAATCCTATGAAGAGCTTAGCACATCGATGCACAGATATTTGAACACTGAATGAACGTGTTTGCCATGAATACTTTTGCCCACAGACGTTCCAACCATGGGTTTTAGCCTTTCCTTCTAAAGGTTTCTCAAGAAGCCAAATGAACCCAGGATCTGGTCAGTACAAAAATCCACATGTACAGGTAACCTTTTAAAATGACCCTCAAAAATGGCCAGTCTCAAGAACAACACCTGTCATCTTAGATTCTTTCCATTTCATGAGCATGAATACACATCAGGCACAAGGAAGGGACCAGAGAAAAATTGCATCTTTGTGCCTTCTCCTTGTGGCTTCCCTCTCATACAGTCATGACAGCCGCAGGCTGACAGTGGGGGAGAACAAACAAAGCCGGTGGATAGGGCCCTGCCCACAGGCCCCAAGGCTACTGAGGCTGCCGCCAGCTCTGCTGCTTTGTAGCCAGGTGTCCTTGGGTGAGCCAGCTCTGCTGCTTTGTAGCCAGCTGTTCTTGGGTGAGTCACATCACCTCTCCAAACATCTGTCTTGTTATCTGCAAAAAAGTGGGGAAGGAGGgggttggttttattttatttttatttttttatttttattttattttattttatgtagacatgggtctcactctgtctcccagactggagtgcagtggtgcaatcttggctcactacaacctccacctccccaactcaagtgattcttgtgccttagcctcctgaatagctgggattacaggcatgtgccaccacgcctggctaatttttgtatattctgtagaggtggagtttcaccatgttggccagggtggtctcaaactcctggcttcaagtgatccacccacctcggcctcccaaagtgctgggattataggtgtgagccaccacacctggcctagtttttgttgttgttgttactgttgttgttttttaaaactaatatttcAAGGCATTAATCTGGAACCTTCACAAGTCAGAGGGATCCTCTGTTGGGTAGGATTTCACACCTGTGAGGGCAAGCATGGCCATTTCAGATGCTCTAGAGAACTGGGTTCCTGTCTGTGCTCAGGAAGTGAGGACCCACCTTCCTTCCACTGGactttccactgaaaagtctccTCTTTCCATGGTGATAAACCTAGGCTTCAGCCTTAGAACTAGAAGTCACCTCTTGGGCTCTAAAATCCACACTTGGTTTAACCATGACATTCTTTTATGAAATTTTACATGTTTcctctttgaaaatatattttcacacaGGTGGGTACTGTCAAATACTGATTACATGGCAGAAGTCACATGGCAGGAAGATAGTTTATCTCTGATGGTGGAAAAGGGGTTATCTATACAAAGCAGGACAATTTCCTTCCAACTCTTGCTTCCTCAGTCTCCCCCCATCACATGTGTGGACTGTAACTCATCTTTTCTTGTCACTGTTGTTATaaaaatggagaaggaaaaataacccAGTAAAACCTGACAGCTAGCAAGGATGAGTCCTAAGAATTGACTGGGAGCAATAATTGTTTTTCAAGCTAGGGAACCGGAGGCAATTTGCTTCTGATGTAAGATGACCCTCATGTTGTGTCTGCTGGTACCCAGCTCTTCTATGGCCATGGGTTTAAAGTGCACAGCTGTTGTCTTTGACAATGTGTACTCCTGGCATTTGGTCAGTCCCTTAGAAGCAGGTAGTTCAGTAATGATACCTTATCCCAGAAGTTATCAAACTTTTTCTGTACGGGACCagctggcaattttttttttttttttaaatggtttcactctgtcacccaggctgaaatgcagtagtgcaatcttggctcactgcaacctctgcctcctgggttcaagtgattctcctgcctcagcctcccaagtagctgggattagatgtgcgcaccactatgcctggctaatttttgtatttttagtagagacggggtttcgctatgttggccaggctggtgtcaaactcctgacctcgggtgatccatcctcctcggcttccctaagtgctgggattacaggcgtgagccaccgcgcctggcccagatagtaaatattttaagctttgcaggTCAAGAGGCAAAATCAAGGGTATTATGAGACTTACCTCAATaataagagaagaaacaaaattttcacagatttttttttattggcaaAATTCACAACATAATAATTGAGTCCAACCATATAATATGCATCTACTAATGAGGGGAATAGAATTCTTTTTAGGGGGATAACCATTTGCTTAATTGAGGTTCAAAATTAGTGTTCCCTCTCATCAAATCAATTGCAGATGTTCATCTGTTAATACTGATCTGTGAtgacattttatgtatttcatttttgaaaatgtattttcatgcaGATAGGTATTGCCAGACACTGATCATCAACCTACAAGGATGTGATTTAATTGGGCATATTCATTGCTTGGAAGACACTTATAGAATTCTGTTTGTTTCTCTTGGTAGTTTCCTCTTAACACATCATTACATTGCAGACTAATCTCCTTCCAGTTGCAGGTTAGGAGGAAGCTTCTCAATTGCACAGTTACATGGATTTTCaaatgtggatatttcctttgtgctTGCATCAGGTTCCAAAAAGTGTTGCTGGAACTGTAGTTTCAATTTGGAAAGATATGACCGCTATACATTTGTGCGGGAATGGAAGTATACCACAAGTTGCCAACTTTGGGCCCACATTAATGGAGATGGTGGGCTGCCAGGGAACAAGTCAGTGTTGCTTTAAGAGATCCTTACTTTCTTTCTGATTCTAGGTCATAGCCTGCAGTGCTACAACTGTCCTAACCCAACTACTGACTGCAAAACAGCCGTCAATTGTTCATCTGGTTTTGATACGTGTCTCATTGCCAGAGCTGGTAAGAGCCTACCCTGTCTGTCTCCTAAATGTAAAGGGGTAATAAGTGCCTGGGAagaaaattgtgccactgtaatcGCCATTAGACTTGCATCAAGTAATAGCTGCTGTTTATTAGCATCAGGTGTGTATTGCGTTAAGCACTTTgtccatgcattttattttattttattttatttatttgttttttgttatactttaagttctaaggtacatgtgcacaacgtgcaggtttgttacatatgtatacatgtgcatgcattttaaatttaatgttttgtACTTCTAAGGGTgatcttttatttccatttgataaatgtggaaactgaggctcagattaAGCAACAAACTATTGTCAAGTAACCAACTCAGGAATTGAACATGGAAGTCCATCTGTTTCCAAAGCTTTGTACCCTTTAACAGAAGCCCTGTGCTGCCTCCCAAACCTTGGAGAacctactgtgtgcccagcagAAGGTTAGGAGCTAGGGatgcaaagataaagaaaagacacATACAGTTAAAATTATGACAAAGGCCTGTTTGACTGTCCTACATGACTTTATGTATGCCTCTGTCTCATTCTATGGGGTATCTGGTATTTTCAGAGTCCTGAGGAGACTCAAGCTGAGCTCAAAGGACAAGTAGGAGGTAAGAGGGATAAGTAGGAGGTGTGCCTGCGAGGGGCAACATCTGGTACCAGGGCTCGGTAGCCTCAGAGCAACGTGTTCATGAATGTGGGGGTGGGCAATACTAACATGCACCAGTCCTGTCCAGtctgcattttccaaatttgtGAGACTACGGAATATTCACCTCCATCAACCCTGTTAAAATGGAGTTTGGGAAGTGGTAGACAGAGGAAAGAAACCAGCAAAGACATGCCCTTCGTTCTTGCTGGTATGGTTCTGGATAGAATCGATGTGTGCAAATGATGCCAGCGAGGAATGATGGTTTCAGAATGTTCTTAGTGTCCAAGGTAAAACCCCAGGCTTAGATTTCTAAgagattaataataaaaacactccACAAGGTTCTTTGTACTCTTAGATCTTCTACACCACCTCCCCCCAATGTCAACATCAAGAAATGGTGAACATGTCAGGTAAACTCAGAAAAGCCTTGGAACACCCACAGGTTCACAAAAGCCTGAGATAAAGAAGATTAACTTCCCCAGAAAGGAGAAATCCCTCAATAACTAAAGACAAATTATAGTTACTCTGTCTAAAAAACCAGGAGCATCTGATAATTTTGATATAAATTGCTGAATTGCAGCTAAAACTACAAACCCTCCATTCAGAGTTCTTGATTCTGTAGGGGACCAGTCCCTCTGCCTCCATTGGAAGACCGTGTTCATTCACTGTTAATGTAGAAAGTGTAGGAAGGCCCCTAGAGAAAACGTGGTCATTATATATGAGCACAGAAGACCTGGCTCTTTAGCTTGATCAACTGTGTCTCTTGGACTCCTCACTACGAAGTATAATTAAACTAAGTATAATTTCCAAATGAGATGATCAGAGCAATTactatgtgttgaatgaatattAGAGCAGCAGTTAGGAGCATTGACTTCTGTCTTGCCACCAGCTAGTTCTCTCCAcctctgtttttcatttatgaaatgtATGTGTTGGACAGCAGAGGTAGGGAGCAGAGGAAAGGAGGTCAGAGCCAAGATCTTTTTCCAGCTTTTAAATCCCAAAATTTCTTATAAATGGTTAATGTAAACAAAAATGAGACACACCTATAAAACGACCAAACTCCAAAACTCTGACAACTCCAGATGccggtgaggatgtggaacaatgggaactttgtttttttgttttggtttgttttttgttttttgagacaaggtcttgctctgtcacctaggctagagggcagtggtgcaatctctgcctccagggttcaagtgattctcatgcctcagcctcctaagtaattgggattacagccataagccaccatgcccagctaatttttatatttttagtagagacagggtttcactctgttgcccaggctcatctcaaactcctggcctcaagtgactgcctgcctcggcctcccaaagtgctgggattccaggcatgagccaccacgcccagctgcagTGGGAACTTTGATTCATTCCTAGTGGGAATGCAAACCAGTATAGCTACTGTGGATGACAGTTTgatagtttcttacaaaactaaaatataacACAATATATAATACTTCATATTTTGATAATTATgtacagtatatattttataatgactGTGTTGCTGGCTtgtgtatttactatatttttaaaatcattttagcaTGTACTGcttctacttattttaaaaaaatgttaactataaaacagcctctcgggaggctgaggcaggagaattgcttgacccgggaagcggaggttgcagtgagctgagatcgcgccactgcactccagcctgggtgacagaacaaggccttttttttttcttttatttctacaaagaaaaaaaagacaaagaaaaaaagaaaaaaaacccagcctCAGCAGGCAGGtcccttcaggaggtattccagaagaaggcattgctgTCCTAGGACAGGACAGCCTCATGCGTACTTTtacccctgaagaccttccaatgGGACAAGATGAAGAGGTGGAaaacagtgatactgatgatcctgaccctatgTAGGACTAGActaatgtgtgtgcttgtgtcttcgtttttaacaacaaaaaaaaagtttaaaaacaaattacataAAAAAGGTtctgactgggcgtggtggctcacacctgtaatcccaggactttgggaggccgaggcaggtggatcacgagttcagcagatcagaccatcctggataacatggtgaaaccccgtctctactgaaaatacaaaaaattagctgggcatggtggcgggcgcctgtagtcccagctactcgggaggctgaggcttaaaagtggcatgaacccgggaggcggagcttgcagtgagccgagatcatgccactgcactccagcctgggtgacagagcaagactctgtctcgaaaataaataaataaaaataaaaaagcttataaagtaagaatagaaataaaatatttttatacaactgTATAACATGTTTGTGTCTTACACTATTATTACCaaggtaaaaacatttaaaattaagtttctaAAGTAAAGTGGCAGCAAACTAGGgttgatttcttaaaataaacttAGTATGGACTAAATGTACAATATTTAAAAC
The sequence above is a segment of the Theropithecus gelada isolate Dixy chromosome 14, Tgel_1.0, whole genome shotgun sequence genome. Coding sequences within it:
- the CD59 gene encoding CD59 glycoprotein isoform X1; this translates as MLGLIGTEPTEGYVVLWVRAGAWPGDSVCLDFPCKCSSQKPPWPSSPWFLRQPAVICWFLTILPVPSFQVLWTITMGIQGGSVLFGLLLVLAVFCHSGHSLQCYNCPNPTTDCKTAVNCSSGFDTCLIARAGLQVYNQCWKFANCNFNDISTLLKESELQYFCCKKDLCNFNEQLENGGTSLSEKTVVLLVTPLLAAAWCLHP
- the CD59 gene encoding CD59 glycoprotein isoform X3, with the translated sequence MHAGAFQGHPFGLIHLVLWLREMALCFSQQLAVLWTITMGIQGGSVLFGLLLVLAVFCHSGHSLQCYNCPNPTTDCKTAVNCSSGFDTCLIARAGLQVYNQCWKFANCNFNDISTLLKESELQYFCCKKDLCNFNEQLENGGTSLSEKTVVLLVTPLLAAAWCLHP
- the CD59 gene encoding CD59 glycoprotein isoform X2 — encoded protein: MWCCGLELGHGPGIQCALTSPVLWTITMGIQGGSVLFGLLLVLAVFCHSGHSLQCYNCPNPTTDCKTAVNCSSGFDTCLIARAGLQVYNQCWKFANCNFNDISTLLKESELQYFCCKKDLCNFNEQLENGGTSLSEKTVVLLVTPLLAAAWCLHP